The sequence AAgcaaacagacacacacacacagtgacattgTTCCTATGCCTTCCCTCCACCGCTACCTTCAGAGTGTCCAGTCTGTGTCGTGACCAGGACAACCACCAGTATCACAGCCACTACCACAACATTCACCAACACCACGGGAACGATGTACTTGGAGTATCATCTGGGGAAAGGAATATAATACTCATAACTAAAACTTACACTATAGGTGCTCATTAGATGGCTTATTGGTCTGCTGTACTGTAAACAGgggataattattttttgcttaCTTTACTTCTGCCCAAAGACATGAACAACTGTAGCGTTCAGGAGATTTCACTCTAGTATTGAGTGTCTTATCCTCTATTGTAAGGAGTACTTCCCTGTCATTATGAGTTCTTTCTTCAACAATGTTTCGACCTTCCATATCCATATCAGCACATCAGTTTTGGTGCAATAAAGTTGGTGGGTAATAAATGGAAAGTTTCTACAAAAAGGTCAAAGGACAACACGTATGTATATAGACTCTAAACTACAAAGTTCAAGTAAGTATAGTCAGCTTATTCATCAACATCGTTTGCTACTGGAGAGGCACTTCGAGATCTGGTGTCGTCTGCTGCAGGGCTTTTCTTGGGGCTTTTCTTGGGAGAGGGCGAGCGAGAGTATTCTTTTATGGGTGAACGGCTTGGGGATCGACGTGGACTTCCACTAGTTTCCATCTTGATCACCTCATCTCCATTATTCTCAGCAGAAGGGCTTCTAGATCGGTCTCTAACAGGTGACTTGCTCTTTGAGTGGCTGCGAGGAGATCGGCTTCTATCTCTGGAACGAGAGCGACCACGGTCTCGAGATCTGGAACCGGACCTAGAGCGATCACGGGAGTGGTCCCGGTCACGAGAACGGTCTTTTGAACGGGAGCGATCCCTGCTTCTGGAACGAGATTTTCGATCACGGCTTCGGCTTCTGTCACGGGATCGAGACCTGGACCTTGAACGACTGCGATAAGAAATTGCAATAAATTTTTGAGCATCTAATTGTTGTTTTATAATCATCACTTATTCTAGATTTGGTATCAGAAATTAAATTTTGCTCATTGACTGCGCTCAAACAAGAGGTGTCAGATAAAAAAAATTCATCACACGCCAAAACACACACCCTTTTAAAAACTCATAACACCAGTTTAAAACTAATACTTTGTATATAACGCACGTCTTTCGCCTGCTTCCACGATAGTCTTCGTGGAGTTTTAGCTTCCGTCCATTGAGGTCTGCTCCATTCAGCTTTCTCATGGCACACTTCATATCGTCATAGCTGGCATACTCCACCACACTGTGTGAAATTGTTTTAGTCATACCTTATTCACTGACATTTCTATATACATCAACTGGTATCAAACACCAAGACTTTTGGACACacctattaattttagtagcACCAACGCTACAATTGAGCATAACACACTAAAAACCCACCCATCTCCTACTCTTTGTTTGTGGGCATCAGCAAACGTAATCTCTCCAGCAGAACGCATGAAGTCTTTCAAGTCCTGAGCACACAAGAACACTTTCGATTAATTCCCATTAGAATCAATTATTGGaaagtacatgattgtatacaaCAAAAGCTGGCATCAGATAAATAAATTCTGCTCACAGACTAAGCTCATACAAGAGGTGTCAGAAGATAGTTACATCATATGCCAGTCACCACGCTACGCACCCAGTCACAAACATACCCAAgactttatataattatatacaccttCTCAAGCAAAGCTAGCACATactatatactatactactactactagtATCATACTTCTCTCATTCAAGTCTGAGAATACACAATAGGCAGAGAGAGAGCCACGGCACACAGAGTAAGCCCCATAGCATGCCCCAGTGGTCAGAGATGGAGTGTGGTGGAAGCCACGAATAGTGTGTGCATAGTTTAGAAACAGGCAGTCTGCCCAGAGACACAATCAAGCCACTAGAGAGAGGGGGCCACAAAGACCATCAGAGTACTGTCTGGCTACCAGAGACCAAAGTGAATGCATGCCACGTCACACACGGGGTCATCTTACCCTTAAAAAAACAGAGCAAAACAATAAATTGAGTACACACTCGTCCAAGATTAAACCACAGCCATGAAACGGTGTTTTCCAAGAAAATTCCCCCACATTGCTAGACTAATAACTACTCACCTGCCAACTGACGCGACTAGAAATATTTTCCACCGTAATTCGATAATCTGTTCTTGTGGGGGGTCCATACCTGTGTAACAAAGTGAATCAATTAAAAAGCACTCGGGTAGAAATTACTTGTTATTATTTTTACAGCCCTTTCCAAACCTCAAAGTGCAAATTTAAACACATACCAACACAAAGGAAAGTGAAACTGCTATATGGGTTGGGAACAAAGGTATAGCCATGGACGAGACCAGACATAGGATTATCTTACTTGTCGAACCAAGCTCTGTAGAAACAGACAAAAAGGAGGTTACTCCCATAATTATCTTAGTCCCTCCAATAGAAAATTTACCCTTTTCTCCCATCTCTCCCGCCGTCTCTCCCATCCTTTCCACCATACATGCCGCCGCTTGATCGGCGATTGTTGTAGCCGGCTGAGGAGCCTCGACTGTGTTCCACGATTACACTGGGTTGAGAAAAATTCAAATTTAACATAGCTGTGATGTTTTATAGTTTGTTATTATTTACCGCTCTCCAAGGAGTTGACACCCATTCAGTTCGTACACAGCATCATCAGCATCCCTAGACTCATCAAATTCCTGTCGTTGGGGACACATGTT is a genomic window of Halichondria panicea chromosome 15, odHalPani1.1, whole genome shotgun sequence containing:
- the LOC135348897 gene encoding serine/arginine-rich splicing factor 5-like isoform X2, which produces MSGSRIYIGRIPYNAKERDIERFFKGFGRIRDINLKNGFGFVEFDESRDADDAVYELNGCQLLGERVIVEHSRGSSAGYNNRRSSGGMYGGKDGRDGGRDGRKGYGPPTRTDYRITVENISSRVSWQDLKDFMRSAGEITFADAHKQRVGDGVVEYASYDDMKCAMRKLNGADLNGRKLKLHEDYRGSRRKTRSRSRSRSRDRSRSRDRKSRSRSRDRSRSKDRSRDRDHSRDRSRSGSRSRDRGRSRSRDRSRSPRSHSKSKSPVRDRSRSPSAENNGDEVIKMETSGSPRRSPSRSPIKEYSRSPSPKKSPKKSPAADDTRSRSASPVANDVDE
- the LOC135348897 gene encoding serine/arginine-rich splicing factor 5-like isoform X1, giving the protein MSGSRIYIGRIPYNAKERDIERFFKGFGRIRDINLKNGFGFVEFDESRDADDAVYELNGCQLLGERVIVEHSRGSSAGYNNRRSSGGMYGGKDGRDGGRDGRKGAWFDKYGPPTRTDYRITVENISSRVSWQDLKDFMRSAGEITFADAHKQRVGDGVVEYASYDDMKCAMRKLNGADLNGRKLKLHEDYRGSRRKTRSRSRSRSRDRSRSRDRKSRSRSRDRSRSKDRSRDRDHSRDRSRSGSRSRDRGRSRSRDRSRSPRSHSKSKSPVRDRSRSPSAENNGDEVIKMETSGSPRRSPSRSPIKEYSRSPSPKKSPKKSPAADDTRSRSASPVANDVDE